The Halomonas binhaiensis nucleotide sequence ACAACAGAATACCGAGAAAGCTATTTTATGGTTAGAAAAGGCAGCTAGTGCAGGAGACTTAAAGTCTGCAAGAGAGCTCGCGCAAGTATATTATTCTGGTGATTTGCTCCCTCAGAACTATGAGACTGCCTTTGACTGGTTGAAGAAGTCTTCCGAATCAAAATATGGTGTGGATCCAATGGCATTCGGTTCTTTGGCGATGTTTTATGAAAAAGGCATTGGGACAGAAAAAGATCTCGTCCAAGCATATAAATACTATGATCTTACTAGTCCTGCCGGTGATGATGATAAAGCAAGAGTCGCTAAAGAAATGACACAGGAACAGATTGACGAGGCGGTTCGACAGTCACGAGCATGGCAAGAAGAGCATAATATTCTTGTGCCTAGTTATGACGGCCTTGAGTACCAAGAAGATGGTAGCTTCCGCTGATCCGTTCTTGAATGTAACTGTTATCATCAAAAGCCTTATGCTCTCAGCCGTGCATAAGGCTAATTTTTTGAGCGCTTGGCATTCTGTTTGTGGGTTTAAAGGGTAACATCAGTTGGAAAATCCTGGTTCACCTGGCATCAGCATGGAGCCGGGAGTGTATCGTCATTTATATGGGAGACAGCACATGTTCAGTCCTGGAGATGGTGTGATTCTGGAAGGGGATGCCACTACGCATGGTGGTCGGGTGATTTCCGGTCAGTCGAACTATCAGGTCAATGGCAAGGCGGTGGCGGTGGTGGGGGATATGGTGTCCTGTCCGAAGAAGGGCCACGGGGTATGTCCGATTATCGAGGGGCATCCCACCATTACCGTCAACGGCAAGGCGGTGGCCTTCCATGGCTGCCACACGGGATGCGGTGCACAGTTGATTTCATCTTCGGCGAATATGCATTCGCTGGGTGACTGAACAAGGCGTACAGGGACGACATGAAAACAACGTTGGTAGGGCTGCTGCTTAATCTGCTGTTTACGCTTGCCCTGATGGGAGGCATTTTCACGGATTACGACACCGACTTTGCCAGTTCATTTGGCACTGTGCTCCTGGGGTTGTGGGGGCTGTCGGTGCTGGGCTTTGTGCTCGCCATGGCAGGAAGCCGGAAATGGGGAAGCATTCTGGTGATCGTCGGATCCATTGTTTTTATCCCTCTGGGGATCGTGGCCATGATCGGGGCCAGAAAGCTTAGGGAAGCGGACGCTAATGATGACCTGGAAGCTCGACGCAAGTTGAACAGCCAGCATTGATGATGGCTGAACGTCATTGAAGACGAATAGAGAATAGGGAAGGGACGCGGTGGAAATGGAAAATGAGAGTGGCGTTGCCAAGTTTTATGCAAAGCGCCAGGTTGTCATGTATGTGCTTGGCATTATCGCTTTTGTACTGATGGGAGGCTGGGCGCTGGAAAATATTGGTGAAATTCCCAGTTTGATCATCATGTTTACCATCATATTCACCTTCATGGCCATCTGGATGAGCACCGTGCCGATGGCAGAGTTTCATGATGATCATGTCATCTTTCGCTTGAGCCCCGTGCGTGCCAAGAAATCATTTCTGTATAGCGAGATCACCTCGGTAGACTGGAAGAAAAGTAAGTTTCTTGTCCACTATTCCTTGCATTCGAAAGATCCAGGAATTGCGTCAAAAACACTCAAGTTCCCTTTCAGTGTGTTCAATAAAAGTGATCATACACGTTTGATTTTTGTCATGCAGAACAAGCTGAAGTCTTGCAAGGAAGATAATAAGACAGCTAACGAAAACATAATCGAACATGGTATGTAGCAAGGACTGATCAGCGATGGCGTCTGGCAAAACGGAAACCCGGGTGGTTTCCGTTTTTGCTTATATCAAGCCCACGCTGCCTTGCAGCGCGGATGTGGTGGAAGGCGGACAGCATCAAGGGTAGGCTGGTGCCTTGCCTTCGGGGTGTCATGCCGGTGACACTGGTACGACGGATACTGGCTGAGTGAAGGGACGCCCTTCATATGAGCATGTGATAAGGTTGATGGCCACCTAACACATTGATTTATAGAGAATTAATTTCGATGGCGTTAATGCCGGTAGTGTCGGTGGTGATAGTATTAATGGTGATAGTATTAATGGCGATGATGTTAATGCCGATAGCATTCATGCCGATAAAGGAGTAAGCCGTATGTCCTGGAATCTGGATAGCCTCAAGGATTGCCTGCGCAGAGAAGAGTGGGAGATTGCCGAGGAAGGCGATTGCCTGCGTATCACCAATGAAGATGGACTGGATGCGTATCTGGCCGTCAGTGGTGAGCAGATCGTGGTGGAGAGTGTGCTGTTCTCCACAGAGGATGTGAAAGACGAAGCTGGATTGAATGAAAAGATTCTGCGTACCCACCAGATCTTCCCGCTGACGACCATCGGCATTTCAACCATTAATGGCGAAGATTATTATATTGCCTTCGGTGCGCTTTTTTCTGAATCAAAACAGGAAAGCGTTATCACCGAAGTAGAAAGTCTCTTCGGTAATATTCCTGCGTTTCTTGAAGCATACGAAGAGCATCTGATCTAGAGGAAGGCTGACCATGAGTGTATGGAAGAAACTGTTCACGGCGGTAAAGGGCGGTGTCAATGATGCTGCCGAAAACGTGGCCGACGGCCAGGCGTTGCGTATTCTTGATCAGGAAATTCGCGAGGCGCGGGAAGAGCTGAAGCGCTCTGATCATGCGCTGACCCAGATCATCGCCAAGCGCAAGCTGTCCGAGCAGAAGATTGCCAGCCTGACGAGTTCCAGCGCGGAATATGAAGCCCATGCCAAGGCGGCAAACAGCAAGGGTGACCAGACCCT carries:
- a CDS encoding PAAR domain-containing protein, whose translation is MFSPGDGVILEGDATTHGGRVISGQSNYQVNGKAVAVVGDMVSCPKKGHGVCPIIEGHPTITVNGKAVAFHGCHTGCGAQLISSSANMHSLGD
- a CDS encoding DUF2170 family protein, which encodes MSWNLDSLKDCLRREEWEIAEEGDCLRITNEDGLDAYLAVSGEQIVVESVLFSTEDVKDEAGLNEKILRTHQIFPLTTIGISTINGEDYYIAFGALFSESKQESVITEVESLFGNIPAFLEAYEEHLI